Below is a genomic region from Medicago truncatula cultivar Jemalong A17 chromosome 3, MtrunA17r5.0-ANR, whole genome shotgun sequence.
GATCCGTCCGCCCTTGGATGAGAGGGAATTATCCGAGATGTTCTACGAGACCCTGAATCCTTGCTATTCAGAGAAAATGATTGTTTGTGCATCACAGAAGTTCACCGACTTGGTGGAGACAGGGATACGTATTGAGGATTGGGCTCGTAAGGGAACAGGTGCTTCGGGAAGTTCTTCAGGTAGTTCTGCGGTAAGTCCGTCTAACGGTAACAAGAAGTTTGGGAGTGGTTACTCGAAGAAGAATACTCAAGAAGTCGGCTTGGTGGCCCATGGAGGATCTCAGTCTATATACCCAAATCATCATTATATTGCCAACATTACCCCACAAATGACCGCTCCCCATAACCCAAACTATCAACCACCAAGACCTCAAGGGCCTTCACCATACTATCCACCATTATATCAACCACCATACAACTCACAACAATTCCCTCAACAACCATATTACCcccaacaaccataccaacaaagGCCACGCTACccaccacaacaacaacccCGTCCTCAAGCTCCCTACaatcaacaaaatcaaagaCAACAGTTTGATCCCATACCAATGACCTATGAAGCATTACTTCCTTCTTTGCTCGCACAAAACCGGGTTCAAACAATACCGCCTCCTCGCATTCCAGACCCTCTCCCACGCTGGTACCGTCCTGACCTTCATTGTGTCTatcatcaaggggcaccaggtcATGATGTTGAACGTTGTTATGCCCTTAAGAAAGAGGTCCAAAAATTGCTCAATAGTAAAGAGTTAACTTTCGCCGACCCTGATCATGTTGCCCAGGACAATCCTCTGCCTCCCCATGGGCCTGCTGTTAATATGATTCAAGACTGTCAGGGAGATGCTTGCATTCTCTACGCATGTGATATCAAGACCCCTTTGGTACCGATACATGTAAAAATGTGTGAAGTGGCTCTCTTCAGTCACGATCATGAAGCTTGTCATATATGTTCGGTGGATCCCCGTGGTTGCATGCAAGTCCAGAATGATGTACAATGTCTCCTAGATAGAAAAGAACTGGTAGTTACAAGGGAAAGCAAGAGCAAAAGTGTGTGTGTTGTCACCCCGGTCTTCAGAGCTAAGAGGCCACTTGTGATAAACCCTAACAGTGCAAAGCCCGCTGGCACTCCTTTGGTAATCTGTGTGCCTAGGCCCGCGCCTCCTGTTTCTCAGAAAGCCGTACCCTACAAGTATGAAGACACGATTCTAGGACCCAGAAGTGAAACTACTTCATCCTCCGTCGTGGACAATATTGCCGAAAGTAGTCAGATTTTGAGAAGCGGCCGTGTCCTTCCTGCTGTGGTTCAAAAAAGCACCAGTGTTCCGGTCAAAGAACCAGTAAAAGAACGGAACACAGGTAAAGATAAAGCTTGGGAGCAGCCCAAAGAGGTTGGTTATGAGGATTCTGATGAAGTCTTAAAGTTGATCAAGAGGAGTGAATACAGGGTTGTGGACCAATTGTTACAAACCCCTGCAAAGATTTCCATAATGTCCCTGTTATCAAGCTCTGGTGCTCATCGGGAGGCCCTGAGGAAAGTACTAGACCAAGcttttgtggattatgatgtgaCTTTGGGGCAGTTCGAAAGTATCGTGGGGAATGTGACCGCTTGTAATAGTCTGAGTTTCAGTGACGAAGACCTCCCGGCGGAGGGGAAAAAGCACAATCAGGCATTACTCATCTCTGTACTTTGCAAAACAGACTCCTTGTCTAATGTTCTGATAGACACCGGCTCCGCTCTTAATGTGATGCCCAAATCAACTCTCGACCAATTGACATATTCTGAGGCTCTCTTAAGACCCAGTAAGGTGACGGTAAGAGCATTTGATGGGACCAGAAGATCAGTATATGGGGAGATAGATTTGCCAATTTCGGTCGGCCCGCATGAGTTTCAGGTCACTTTTCAAGTCATGGAGATTCAGGCTTCTTTCAGTTGTTTACTTGGTAGACCATGGATTCACGACGCTGGGGCAGTAACATCCACTCTCCACCAGAAGCTGAAGTTTGTAAGTCATGGAAAGCTAATTACTGTGAGTGGTGAGTCAGCCTTCTTGATCAGCAATCTGTCGGCGTTCTCTGTTATTGGTGGTAATAGTTCAGATGGGTCGACATTCCAAGGATTCTCTGCCGAAGAAAGTGTAGGTAAAATCGAGACTTGTATGGCTTCGTTGAAAGACGCCCAGAGGGTAATCCAGGAAGGCAAAACTGAAGGCTGGGGTCAGTTAGTGGAGTTGTCGGAGAACAAGCACAAGCAGGGAATTGGTTTTCCTAACAGCAAGCCGGGGACGTTCGACCCTACCAGAGGCTCTTTCTACAGTGCTGGATTCATCCATGATTCGCCAGAGACCGATTCCATCACAGAAGATACACCTGAAGAAGTGGCACCCGTCTTTGTGACACCTGAAGGAGCCTGCCGCAACTGGATTGCTGTAGACATTCCTTCTGTGATACCCCGTTCTAAGTAATATGTTTGTcttgtcttttgttttttttggctTTTAAGAAAACTCATTTCGTCCTGCCCAAGACGAAAACGAAATCGTGTAGGGCTTTGTCTTTGCTTCAAGTActtttattatgaatgaaaattgCCGTTTTGTCTCGGCCTTTAttaccttatttttatttttggtgcttttttctggaaaaatggtaatataaaaatcccaaaaaaaaatcgttctttttttcttttaaaatttcaaaaccaaaggtctgcatttactcattaaaatcaatcatgaatcatgtgcAGACTGAACATAAATGagcccgttgaacacagtaaccccATGCTTCCTCCCAACTTTGAGGTCCCGGTTTACGAGGCTTTGGTAGAGGAGgatgatgagattcctgatgagATTAAATGGATGTTGGAACAAGAAAGGAAGACAATTCAACCTCATCAAGAAGAGATAGAAATCATTAATCTGGGTACTGaggaagacaagaaagaaatcaagatcggGGCATTGTTGGAGGAATCTGTTAAAGAAAGAGTGGTTGAGCTTCTCAGAGAGTATGCTGATATATTTGCATGGTCATACAAGGacatgccaggtctagaccctgaTGTGGTGGAACACAGACTGCCTTTGAAGCCTGAGTGTCCTCCGGTaaagcagaaattgagaagatccCATCCTGACATGGCCCTCAAGATTAAAGAAGAAGTGCGGAAGCAAATCGATGCAGGCTTCCTGGTCACATCGGAGTATCCTCAATGGTTGGCCAACATAGTGCCCGTTCCGAAGAAAGATGGAaaagtcagaatgtgtgttgattacCGGGATTTGAACAAAGCTAGTCCGAAGGATAATTTCCCTTTACCTCACATTGATGTATTGGTTGATAATACTGCTAAATGCAAGGTTttttccttcatggacggtttctccggttataatcagataaAGATGGCTCCAGAAGATAGGgaaaagacgtctttcatcACGCCCTGGGGTGCTTTCTGTTATTtggtgatgccatttgggttgATAAACGCTGGTGCCACTTACCAGAGAGGCATGACCAAAATATTCCATGACATGATTCATAAAGAAATTGAGGTCTACGTAGATGATATGATTGTCAAGTCTGGCACAGAAGAAGAGCATGTTGAGTATTTATTGAAGATGTTTCagcggttgagaaagtacaagctccggttgaatcctaacaaatgtacctTCGGCGTCAGATCTGGTAAACTCCTGGGCTTTATCGTCAGTCAAAAGGGTATTGAAGTTGATCCCGACAAGGTCAGAGCCATTAGAGAAATGCCTGTTCcaaagacagagaagcaagttaGAGGTTTTCTTGGTAGACTGAACTATATCTCCAGGTTTATCTCTCATATGACTGCCACATGTGGACCAATTTTCAAGTTACTCCGCAAGGATCAAGGGGTGAAGTGGAATGTTGATTGTCAGAAAGCTTTTGACCAAATCCAAGAATATCTGTTAGAACCGCCAATTCTTGTTCCTCCAGTTGACGGaagacctttgatcatgtatttaacagTACTGGAGGATTCCATGGGCTGTGTGTtaggtcaacaagatgaaaccggaaagaaagaacatgctatctactatttgAGTAAGAAATTCACTGATTGTGAGTCCCGATACTCTGTACTTGAgaaaacttgttgtgctttagccTGGGCTGCCAAGCGTct
It encodes:
- the LOC112420116 gene encoding uncharacterized protein, which encodes MVTAEQENNDLREELSNLKGEMEKMAIMMETMMAEREQAAISEPTPVVVVTVAPEGPPQPISINAAAVSLTQPLMTDFSSGNMTNMGNSGFRPFGPHGLFSTPQYSMHPGYPWGMPSATNEGFRPSSAEMPFALGQQTAPLFQKGQLIPRATMTQAEPTVHVEPHHEEQIYHSDSVMGDDRAVNWEERFGALEKEMSNMRIKEAVVRNVYDFFLVPDVDIPPKFKMPVFEKYQGDTCPQNHLTMYVTKMIAYKNNVPLLIHCFQDSLTGPAHTWFMGLKGITTFEQLADAFMQQYKYNTYLAPSRKELQSLTQKDKESFKEYAQRFIQKASQIRPPLDERELSEMFYETLNPCYSEKMIVCASQKFTDLVETGIRIEDWARKGTGASGSSSGSSAVSPSNGNKKFGSGYSKKNTQEVGLVAHGGSQSIYPNHHYIANITPQMTAPHNPNYQPPRPQGPSPYYPPLYQPPYNSQQFPQQPYYPQQPYQQRPRYPPQQQPRPQAPYNQQNQRQQFDPIPMTYEALLPSLLAQNRVQTIPPPRIPDPLPRWYRPDLHCVYHQGAPGHDVERCYALKKEVQKLLNSKELTFADPDHVAQDNPLPPHGPAVNMIQDCQGDACILYACDIKTPLVPIHVKMCEVALFSHDHEACHICSVDPRGCMQVQNDVQCLLDRKELVVTRESKSKSVCVVTPVFRAKRPLVINPNSAKPAGTPLVICVPRPAPPVSQKAVPYKYEDTILGPRSETTSSSVVDNIAESSQILRSGRVLPAVVQKSTSVPVKEPVKERNTGKDKAWEQPKEVGYEDSDEVLKLIKRSEYRVVDQLLQTPAKISIMSLLSSSGAHREALRKVLDQAFVDYDVTLGQFESIVGNVTACNSLSFSDEDLPAEGKKHNQALLISVLCKTDSLSNVLIDTGSALNVMPKSTLDQLTYSEALLRPSKVTVRAFDGTRRSVYGEIDLPISVGPHEFQVTFQVMEIQASFSCLLGRPWIHDAGAVTSTLHQKLKFVSHGKLITVSGESAFLISNLSAFSVIGGNSSDGSTFQGFSAEESVGKIETCMASLKDAQRVIQEGKTEGWGQLVELSENKHKQGIGFPNSKPGTFDPTRGSFYSAGFIHDSPETDSITEDTPEEVAPVFVTPEGACRNWIAVDIPSVIPRSKLNINEPVEHSNPMLPPNFEVPVYEALVEEDDEIPDEIKWMLEQERKTIQPHQEEIEIINLGTEEDKKEIKIGALLEESVKERVVELLREYADIFAWSYKDMPGLDPDVVEHRLPLKPECPPVKQKLRRSHPDMALKIKEEVRKQIDAGFLVTSEYPQWLANIVPVPKKDGKVRMCVDYRDLNKASPKDNFPLPHIDVLVDNTAKCKVFSFMDGFSGYNQIKMAPEDREKTSFITPWGAFCYLVMPFGLINAGATYQRGMTKIFHDMIHKEIEVYVDDMIVKSGTEEEHVEYLLKMFQRLRKYKLRLNPNKCTFGVRSGKLLGFIVSQKGIEVDPDKVRAIREMPVPKTEKQVRGFLGRLNYISRFISHMTATCGPIFKLLRKDQGVKWNVDCQKAFDQIQEYLLEPPILVPPVDGRPLIMYLTVLEDSMGCVLGQQDETGKKEHAIYYLSKKFTDCESRYSVLEKTCCALAWAAKRLRHYMINHTTWLISKMDPIKYIFEKPALTGRIARWQMLLSEYDIVYRTQKAIKGSILADHLAHQPIEDYQPIKFDFPDEEVMYLKAKDCDEPVFGEGPDPESEWGLIFDGAVNVYGSGIGAVLVTPKGTHIPFTARIRFDCTNNIAEYEACIMGIEEAIDLRIKKIVIYGDSALVINQIKGEWETRHPGLIPYRDYARRLLTFFNKVELHHVPRDENQMADALATLSSMIKVNGHNTVPVINVQFLDRPAYVFTAEAVDDDKPWYHDIQVFLQTQKYLHGASNKDKKTLRKLSSRFFLNENVLYKRNFDGVLLRCVNEHEAGELMHEIHEGSFGTHSCGHAMAKKILRAGYYWITMHADCYNHAKRCHKCQIYADKIHIPPSMLNVISSPWPFSMWGIDMIGRIEPKASNGHRFILVAIDYFTKWVEAASYANVTKQVVVRFIKNNIISRYGVPNRIITDNGTNLNNNMMKELCDDFKIQHHNSSPYRPQMNGAVEAANKNIKKIIQKMVVTYKDWHEMLPYALYGYRTSVRTSTGATPFSLVYGMEAVLPVEVEIPSLRVLMEAELSEAEWCQSRYDQLNLIEEKRMAALCHGQLYQSRMKQAFDKRVHPREFKEGDLVIKCIKSFQPDPRGKWTPNYEGPYVVKRAFSGGALILTNMDGEELPRPVNSDAVKKYFV